The following are from one region of the Papaver somniferum cultivar HN1 unplaced genomic scaffold, ASM357369v1 unplaced-scaffold_132, whole genome shotgun sequence genome:
- the LOC113333172 gene encoding uncharacterized protein LOC113333172: protein MMDLQKRRVRILVFVVGLIALSITAEKFRLLVGEESSSQSGKFTILNCFDMGSGSVACGVKEGVKLYFYSIRSKHVEGARFKALETALADALSQGLDATAAAKLAEKEGKKAAKLASQKAKRIIGPIISSGWDFFEAIYYGGTVTEGFLRGSGTLVGAYAGGFLGEQRLGKLGYLAGSHLGSWTGGRIGLMVYDILNGIHYLVQFVPSEDSTINEYENTESAYSDSYTTEETPTYDDL, encoded by the coding sequence CTGAAAAGTTTCGGCTGCTGGTTGGAGAAGAGTCTTCATCCCAAAGTGGGAAGTTTACTATCTTAAACTGCTTTGACATGGGAAGTGGTAGTGTAGCTTGTGGAGTTAAGGAGGGTGTAAAGCTCTATTTCTACAGCATCAGGTCTAAACATGTTGAGGGAGCAAGGTTCAAGGCACTAGAAACTGCATTAGCAGATGCATTATCACAGGGACTTGATGCCACAGCTGCAGCGAAGCTAgcagaaaaagaaggaaaaaaagcaGCGAAGTTGGCATCCCAAAAGGCGAAACGCATTATAGGTCCTATCATTTCTTCAGGCTGGGATTTCTTTGAAGCAATTTATTACGGAGGAACCGTAACAGAAGGTTTCTTGAGGGGCAGCGGGACGTTGGTTGGAGCTTACGCAGGAGGGTTCCTTGGAGAACAAAGGCTAGGGAAGTTGGGCTATCTGGCAGGAAGTCATTTGGGCAGTTGGACTGGGGGAAGGATAGGATTGATGGTATATGACATCCTCAATGGAATTCATTATTTGGTTCAGTTTGTGCCATCAGAAGATAGCACCATCAATGAGTACGAGAACACTGAATCTGCATATAGTGATTCTTACACCACCGAAGAAACCCCAACTTATGATGATCTTTGA
- the LOC113333171 gene encoding probable glutamyl endopeptidase, chloroplastic, translating to MMRLHKLCNRFSLISPISQSSSSSRLLPSLCSSFLSLNPHHHHHSSPPGFLSTGLKNPRKSLNTHMTMSTFHNPVNSEDGGLGSGSNGTASYSPVDYEDSSALDGGYHLPPSEIRDIVDAPPLPALSFSPQRDKILFLKRRALPPLTELARPEEKLGGLRIDAKCNTRSRMSFYTGIGIHQLMHDGTLGPEKEIHGFPDGAKINFVSWSYDGRHLSFSIRFDEDQSDNNKLSVWVADVETGRARPLFQSPDIYLNAVFDNYAWVNDSTLLVCTIPLSRGDPPKKPIVPSGPKIQTNEQKNIVQVRTFQDLLKDEYDEDSFDYYATSQLLLVSLDGTVKSFGPPAVYTSLDPSPDEKYILINSIHRPYSFIVPCGRFPKKVDLWTTDGKFVRELCDLPLAEDIPIAFNSVRKGMRSINWRADKPSQLYWVETQDGGDAKVEVSPRDIVYTQAADTLEAGQPEILHKLDLRYGGISWCDDSLALVYESWYKTRRTRTWVISPGSKDVSPRILFDRSSEDVYSDPGSPMLRRTPVGTYVIAKIKKDGETFLLLNGSGATPEGNIPFLDLFDINTGTKERIWESNKEKYYESVVALMSDQVEGDLFLDQLKVLTSKESKTENTQYYLQSWPEKKVRQITNFPHPYPQLASLQKEMIRYQRKDGVQLTATLYLPPGYDPTKDGPLPCLFWSYPGEFKSKDAAGQVRGSPNEFAGIGSTSALLWLARRFAILSGPTIPIIGEGDAQANDTYIEQLVASAEAAVEEVIRRGVAHPNKIAIGGHSYGAFMTANLLAHAPHLFCCGVARSGAYNRTLTPFGFQNEDRTLWEATGTYVEMSPFMSANKIKKPILLIHGEEDNNSGTLTMQSDRFFNALKGHGALSRLVVLPFESHGYAARESIMHVLWETDRWLHKYCVNNSDVVADTSKDDTKETLKEAESKVVSASGGGTPEEDFRSQRRSLL from the exons ATGATGCGCCTTCACAAACTTTGCAATCGTTTCTCTCTCATCTCCCCTatctctcaatcttcttcttcgtcaagaCTTCTTCCATCACTTTGTTcatcttttctttctctaaatcctcaccaccaccaccactcttcACCGCCTGGGTTTCTCAGTACTGGATTGAAAAACCCAAGGAAATCTCTCAACACTCATATGACTATGTCTACTTTTCATAATCCTGTGAATTCTGAAGATGGTGGTCTTGGAAGTGGCTCGAATGGTACTGCTTCTTATTCCCCAGTTGATTACGAAG ATAGTTCTGCATTGGATGGTGGGTATCATCTTCCTCCATCGGAAATCAGAGATATCGTCGATGCACCACCTCTTCCTGCATTGTCATTCTCACCTCAAAGGGATAAAATATTATTCCTTAAGCGTAGAGCCTTGCCTCCGTTGACAGAATTAGCAAGACCAGAGGAAAAGCTAGGTGGTCTTCGCATTGATGCAAAATGCAATACTCGGAGTCGTAT GTCATTCTACACTGGTATTGGAATTCATCAATTAATGCACGATGGTACTTTAGGGCCAGAAAAGGAAATACACGGCTTCCCTGATGGtgctaagattaattttgttaGCTG GTCATATGATGGTCGCCATTTATCCTTCAGTATTCGATTCGACGAG GATCAGAGCGATAACAATAAGCTTAGCGTTTGGGTTGCAGATGTAGAAACAGGAAGAGCTAGACCTTTATTTCAATCCCCAGATATATATCTTAATGCAGTTTTTGACAA TTACGCTTGGGTGAACGACTCTACTTTATTAGTCTGCACCATTCCTTTATCTCGAGGAGACCCACCAAAGAAACCAATTGTTCCATCTGGCCCAAAAATTCAGACGAATGAACAAAAAAATATTGTTCAAGTAAGAACATTCCAGGATCTGCTGAAGGACGAGTATGATGAGGACTCATTTGACTACTATGCCACATCACAGTTGTTATTGGTTTCATTAGATGGGACAGTGAAGTCCTTTGGTCCACCAGCTGTATATACATCGCTGGACCCCTCACCAGACGAGAAATACATTTTGATTAACTCAATTCACCGACCTTACTCCTTTATCGTCCCTTGCGGAAGATTTCCTAAAAAAGTTGATTTATGGACGACTGATGGAAAGTTTGTTAGAGAGCTTTGTGATTTGCCGCTTGCGGAGGATATACCCATTGCATTCAATAGTGTTCGGAAAGGGATGCGTTCGATCAATTGGAGAGCAGATAAGCCTTCACAACTATATTG GGTGGAGACACAAGATGGAGGTGATGCAAAAGTGGAAGTTTCTCCAAGGGATATAGTGTATACGCAGGCTGCTGATACACTAGAGGCTGGACAGCCAGAGATTTTACACAAGCTTGATCTTCGCTATGG AGGCATCTCTTGGTGTGACGATTCCCTAGCTCTAGTTTATGAATCTTGGTATAAAACACGCCGAACGAGAACATGGGTTATATCTCCAGGATCTAAAGATGTGAGCCCGCGCATACTATTTGATAGGTCATCAGAAGATGTTTACTCTGATCCCGGCTCTCCAATGCTGCGCAGAACTCCTGTTGGGACATATGTTATTGCGAAAATAAAGAAGGATGGAGAGACTTTCCTTTTACTCAATGGAAGTGGTGCAACACCAGAAGGAAACATTCCCTTCCTCGATTTATTTGACAT AAATACTGGTACTAAAGAGCGAATTTGGGAGAGCAACAAAGAAAAGTATTACGAGTCGGTTGTTGCTTTAATGTCAGATCAGGTTGAAGGAGATTTGTTCCTCGATCAACTGAAAGTATTGACTTCCAAAGAATCAAAAACAGAAAACACCCAATACTATTTACAGAGTTGGCCAGAAAAGAAAGTTCGCCAGATTACAAACTTTCCTCACCCATACCCTCAGTTGGCCTCTTTACAGAAAGAGATGATCAGGTATCAGAGAAAAGATGGAGTCCAACTTACTGCTACACTTTATCTACCTCCAGGTTATGATCCCACAAAAGATGGCCCACTTCCATGTTTATTCTGGTCTTACCCTGGAGAATTCAAGAGTAAAGATGCTGCTGGACAAGTCCGTGGTTCTCCTAATGAGTTTGCAGGCATAGGTTCAACGTCGGCCCTTCTTTGGCTAGCTAGAAG GTTTGCTATTTTATCTGGTCCAACAATACCAATCATCGGTGAAGGTGATGCGCAGGCAAATGACAC TTACATAGAGCAGCTGGTTGCAAGTGCTGAGGCTGCAGTTGAAGAAGTTATACGCCGAGGG GTTGCGCATCCAAATAAAATTGCTATAGGGGGTCACTCTTATGGAGCATttatgactgctaatcttttAGCACATGCCCCTCATCTCTTCTGTTGTGGAGTTGCTCGTTCTGGAGCTTACAACAGAACACTTACCCCATTTGGTTTTCAG AATGAAGACAGAACACTCTGGGAAGCCACTGGTACATATGTTGAGATGAGCCCATTCATGTCAGCTAATAAAATCAAGAAACCAATATTACTTATCCATGGGGAAGAAGATAACAACTCAGGAACACTAACGATGCAG TCTGATCGGTTCTTCAATGCACTCAAAGGCCATGGGGCTCTCAGTCGCTTGGTGGTTTTACCCTTTGAGAGCCATGGTTACGCTGCACGAGAGAGTATCATGCATGTTCTCTGGGAAACAGATCGCTGGCTACACAAGTATTGTGTAAACAACTCTGATGTGGTTGCGGATACGAGCAAAGATGATACCAAAGAAACCCTTAAAGAAGCCGAAAGTAAAGTTGTTTCTGCCAGTGGAGGAGGTACTCCAGAGGAGGATTTTCGTTCACAGAGAAGGTCTTTATTGTG a